The following proteins come from a genomic window of Pyxidicoccus sp. MSG2:
- a CDS encoding Ig-like domain-containing protein, which translates to MPLQSRLFATSLLLLTVLVHTACDPEEEPNPDPTPATLTSVSVTPASFTLAIGATQQLAVTGTYSDGTTKSVTSSATFVSDTPANATVSNSGGLVTAVAAGTAKVTATVSGKSATATVTVSAAEATLSSIALGPTPASVAQGATLQLTVTGTFSDGSTRAVTSNVTFSSSATGTATVSASGVVTGVQAGSATITATAGGKNATLNVTVTSVAVQPDANQIVFYDSNGTDVTFRDFGGSANNVTVDATETFNGRKVINFQVTSTGGYSGGAWVTTTPRDLSAYNALTFWAKASKAETLNVSGFGNDAGSGVGTGYPTERAAIALTTTWQKFTIPVANPARFKNVAGLFHIADAPDGYTLYLADVLYEHLGAEALVKGTASIANGTAATAVSLATAGTFTVDQGQNQAVFTIPGDSGSPVTLKPVANAFFDFSSSNTAVATVNDSGVITGVSAGGPVTVSATLGGAEVTGSYAVSVTGILGEPTTLPPVPGLAPGAAVYSLYSSVTGGYTGTASDKSAKVDTWRTDWSAGTGGTPFAITVGANSAAPRKYAFTSGANYIGIEFIGAAGVNQIDAAGLGLTTLRVDVWTPDNASNFQVKLVDFGANGAYGGGDDTEGVATMTATSTPPLATGAWLTYELSLASDFQGLAGLHHLSQMLLIAPNGGTMFVDNIYFHQ; encoded by the coding sequence ATGCCCCTACAAAGTCGACTGTTCGCAACCTCCTTGCTGCTGCTGACGGTGTTGGTCCACACGGCTTGTGATCCGGAGGAAGAGCCCAACCCCGACCCCACGCCCGCTACGCTGACCAGCGTGAGCGTGACTCCGGCCAGCTTCACGCTCGCCATCGGCGCCACGCAGCAGCTCGCCGTCACCGGCACGTACAGCGACGGCACCACGAAGAGCGTCACCTCGTCCGCGACCTTCGTCTCCGACACGCCCGCCAACGCGACGGTGAGCAACTCGGGCGGCCTGGTCACCGCCGTCGCCGCCGGGACGGCGAAGGTCACCGCCACGGTCTCCGGCAAGAGCGCCACCGCCACCGTGACGGTCAGCGCGGCGGAGGCGACGCTCTCGTCCATCGCCCTCGGACCGACTCCGGCCTCGGTGGCCCAGGGGGCCACGCTCCAGCTCACCGTGACTGGCACCTTCAGCGACGGCTCCACCCGGGCGGTGACCTCGAACGTCACCTTCAGCTCCAGCGCGACCGGCACCGCGACGGTCAGCGCCTCCGGCGTCGTCACCGGCGTGCAGGCCGGCAGCGCCACCATCACCGCCACGGCGGGCGGCAAGAACGCCACGCTGAACGTGACGGTCACCAGCGTGGCGGTCCAGCCTGACGCGAACCAGATCGTCTTCTACGACAGCAACGGCACGGACGTGACGTTCCGGGACTTCGGCGGCTCCGCCAACAACGTCACCGTCGACGCGACCGAGACCTTCAACGGCCGCAAGGTCATCAACTTCCAGGTCACCAGCACCGGCGGGTACTCCGGCGGCGCCTGGGTCACCACGACGCCCCGCGACCTCTCCGCCTACAACGCGCTGACCTTCTGGGCGAAGGCGAGCAAGGCCGAGACGCTCAATGTGTCCGGCTTCGGCAACGACGCCGGCTCCGGCGTCGGCACCGGCTACCCCACCGAGCGCGCCGCAATCGCGCTCACCACGACCTGGCAGAAGTTCACCATCCCCGTTGCCAACCCGGCCAGGTTCAAGAACGTGGCCGGCCTGTTCCACATCGCCGATGCACCCGACGGCTACACCCTCTACCTCGCCGACGTCCTGTACGAGCACCTCGGCGCGGAAGCCCTCGTCAAGGGCACGGCCTCCATCGCCAACGGCACCGCCGCCACCGCGGTGTCGCTTGCGACGGCGGGGACCTTCACCGTCGACCAGGGCCAGAACCAGGCCGTCTTCACCATCCCCGGCGATTCAGGGAGCCCCGTCACGCTGAAGCCGGTCGCCAACGCCTTCTTCGACTTCTCCTCGTCGAACACGGCGGTCGCCACGGTCAACGACAGCGGCGTCATCACCGGAGTCAGCGCCGGTGGCCCGGTGACGGTCTCCGCCACGCTGGGCGGCGCGGAGGTCACCGGCTCCTACGCCGTCAGCGTGACGGGCATCCTGGGCGAGCCGACCACGCTGCCGCCCGTGCCTGGCCTGGCGCCGGGGGCGGCCGTGTACTCGCTCTACAGCTCGGTGACGGGCGGCTACACGGGCACCGCCTCCGACAAGAGCGCCAAGGTCGACACGTGGCGGACGGACTGGAGCGCCGGGACGGGTGGGACGCCGTTCGCCATCACCGTTGGCGCCAACAGCGCCGCGCCCCGCAAGTACGCCTTCACCAGCGGGGCCAACTACATCGGCATCGAGTTCATCGGCGCCGCCGGTGTCAACCAGATCGACGCGGCGGGGCTGGGACTCACCACGCTGCGCGTGGACGTGTGGACGCCGGACAACGCGAGCAACTTCCAGGTGAAGCTGGTCGATTTCGGGGCCAACGGCGCCTATGGCGGCGGCGACGACACCGAGGGTGTTGCCACGATGACGGCCACCTCGACGCCGCCGCTCGCCACCGGGGCCTGGCTGACCTATGAGCTGTCGCTGGCCAGCGACTTCCAGGGGCTGGCGGGCCTGCACCACCTGTCCCAGATGCTCCTCATCGCGCCCAACGGCGGCACGATGTTCGTCGACAACATCTACTTCCACCAGTAG
- a CDS encoding chitinase, with product MPLRHLHRAGFSALVVLAALLLSLLPTPASAADRGEWAPYVAYVTGDIASYAGKAYDCRQSHTSLPGWEPPNVLALWLERSGPPPVDTQAPSTPSQLTSPAKTYDSVSLSWGASTDNVGVTGYEVFVNGGTAASASTSGATSVTVAGLTANTTYTFTVKARDAAGNRSVASNTVSATTSGTQPSGSKVLVGYWHNFDNGSTNIRLRDVSPKFNVIQVAFAEPVAGAGSGNMAFSPYNATVADFKADIAFLKGQGKKVLISIGGANGTVHLDDATARQNFVNSMQSLVDTYGFDGLDLDLEGSSLSLNGGDTDFRNPTTPRILNLIQATRELLNRNGANFILTMAPETAYVQGGMAAYGGPWGAYLPVIHALRDRLTYLHVQHYNTGTVTALDGRAYAQGTADFHVAMAEMLLRGFPVGGNTSAMFPALRPEQVLIGLPSSPQAAGGGYTTSANVQKALDYLIKGQSFGGAYVLRNTAGYPGFKGLMTWSINWDKFTNFEFSNSHRAYLDTYP from the coding sequence ATGCCGCTTCGTCACCTCCACCGGGCGGGCTTCTCCGCCCTGGTGGTCCTCGCCGCCCTGCTGTTGTCCCTGCTCCCCACGCCGGCCTCCGCCGCGGACCGCGGGGAGTGGGCTCCCTACGTCGCCTATGTCACGGGCGACATCGCCTCGTATGCGGGCAAGGCCTATGACTGCCGCCAGTCCCATACGTCCCTGCCCGGGTGGGAGCCGCCCAATGTCCTGGCGCTGTGGCTGGAGCGCTCAGGCCCGCCTCCGGTGGACACGCAGGCGCCGTCCACTCCGTCGCAGCTCACCTCCCCGGCGAAGACGTACGACAGCGTCTCGCTGTCCTGGGGCGCATCCACCGACAACGTGGGCGTCACCGGCTACGAGGTCTTCGTCAACGGCGGCACGGCCGCGTCCGCCAGCACCTCGGGGGCCACGAGCGTCACCGTGGCGGGCCTGACGGCGAACACCACGTACACCTTCACCGTGAAGGCCCGGGACGCGGCCGGCAACCGCTCGGTGGCGAGCAACACCGTGTCCGCGACGACGAGCGGCACCCAGCCGTCGGGGAGCAAGGTCCTCGTGGGCTACTGGCACAACTTCGACAACGGCTCGACCAACATCCGGCTGCGTGACGTGTCCCCGAAGTTCAACGTCATCCAGGTCGCGTTCGCCGAGCCGGTGGCTGGCGCGGGCTCCGGCAACATGGCGTTCTCGCCGTACAACGCGACGGTCGCCGACTTCAAGGCGGACATCGCCTTCCTGAAGGGCCAGGGCAAGAAGGTCCTCATCTCCATCGGCGGGGCGAATGGAACGGTGCACCTGGATGACGCCACCGCCCGGCAGAACTTCGTCAACAGCATGCAGTCGCTCGTCGACACGTATGGCTTTGACGGCCTCGACCTGGACCTGGAAGGCAGCTCGCTGTCGCTCAACGGCGGGGACACCGACTTCCGCAATCCCACCACGCCACGAATCCTCAACCTCATCCAGGCCACGCGGGAGCTCCTGAACCGCAACGGGGCGAACTTCATCCTCACCATGGCTCCCGAGACGGCCTATGTGCAGGGTGGCATGGCCGCCTACGGCGGGCCCTGGGGCGCCTACCTGCCCGTCATCCACGCGCTGCGCGACCGGCTGACGTACCTGCACGTGCAGCACTACAACACCGGGACGGTGACGGCGCTGGATGGCCGGGCCTACGCGCAGGGCACCGCGGACTTCCACGTGGCCATGGCGGAGATGCTCCTGCGCGGCTTCCCCGTGGGAGGAAACACCAGCGCGATGTTCCCAGCGCTGCGGCCCGAGCAGGTCCTGATTGGCCTGCCCTCCTCGCCCCAGGCGGCGGGCGGCGGATACACCACGTCGGCCAACGTGCAGAAGGCGCTGGACTACCTCATCAAGGGCCAGTCCTTCGGCGGCGCCTACGTCCTGCGCAACACGGCGGGCTACCCCGGGTTCAAGGGGCTGATGACCTGGTCCATCAACTGGGACAAGTTCACCAACTTCGAGTTCTCCAACAGCCACCGCGCGTACCTGGATACCTATCCCTAG
- the mtgA gene encoding monofunctional biosynthetic peptidoglycan transglycosylase — protein sequence MASRPPSARASSVRTQKTKQLPSSARRVVGTHSGPGWGRWALCGWLLLVVWLSVEYARLPDVSLLRTQNPRTTALMAQRAEEAREAGKKPRARQSWVSLDAVAPHGVDAVLLSEDARFYQHEGVDWTEVENALEQSVRVARLGRGASTLTQQLAKNLYLSTDRSLLRKGKELLLARRLEEHLSKQRILTLYLNVVEWGEGVYGIEAAAREHFGTSARALSVAQGAMLAGMLPAPRRWLPARRPEALRIRAGVIIGRLEREGRISGAQAREAQAELSRFFGGPPAPGSVAEAMARQPTES from the coding sequence ATGGCCTCCCGTCCGCCCTCCGCGCGAGCCTCTTCCGTCCGGACGCAGAAGACGAAGCAGCTCCCCTCCAGCGCCCGGCGCGTCGTGGGGACGCACTCCGGCCCGGGCTGGGGTCGCTGGGCGCTCTGCGGGTGGCTGCTGCTCGTCGTCTGGCTCAGCGTGGAGTACGCGCGGCTGCCCGACGTGAGCCTCCTGCGGACGCAGAACCCGCGCACCACCGCGCTCATGGCGCAGCGGGCCGAGGAGGCGCGCGAGGCGGGCAAGAAGCCCCGTGCGCGTCAGTCCTGGGTGTCCCTCGACGCGGTGGCCCCGCACGGGGTGGACGCCGTGCTGCTCTCCGAGGACGCGCGCTTCTACCAGCACGAAGGTGTGGACTGGACCGAGGTGGAGAATGCCCTCGAGCAGTCGGTGCGCGTGGCGCGCCTGGGCCGCGGCGCGTCCACCCTCACCCAGCAGCTGGCGAAGAACCTCTACCTCTCCACGGACCGCAGCCTGCTGCGCAAGGGCAAGGAGCTGCTGCTCGCGCGCCGGTTGGAAGAGCACCTGTCCAAGCAGCGCATCCTCACGCTGTACCTGAACGTCGTGGAGTGGGGGGAGGGCGTGTACGGCATCGAAGCGGCGGCACGCGAGCACTTCGGCACCTCCGCGCGGGCGCTCAGCGTGGCGCAGGGCGCGATGCTCGCGGGCATGCTCCCCGCCCCGCGCCGCTGGTTGCCCGCCCGGCGGCCCGAGGCCCTGCGCATCCGCGCCGGCGTCATCATCGGGAGGCTGGAGCGCGAGGGGCGCATCAGCGGGGCGCAAGCCCGCGAGGCCCAGGCGGAGCTCTCGCGCTTCTTCGGCGGACCTCCCGCGCCCGGCTCCGTGGCGGAGGCCATGGCCCGGCAGCCCACGGAGAGCTGA
- a CDS encoding PAS domain S-box protein, translating to MMTAEARTEERGRSDWTRQFDVIVWAADAVTLQLMHVSPNAAGILGYPLEQWWTEEDFLARHLHPEDRDDALALFRDGARRRTERSGVLRFLDADGQALSFFTKVLTLEHGEGHAPELRCLMVRMERNPCASQECEHPHSLLRAERERDALLRRVLDLTERKEAEAERERFFRLAPDMFCIAGMDGFFKRVNPAFTRILGWREEELRARPFLDFIHTEDRGRGEETLASLKQGNIGTGLTVRVACRDGGWRWLNWTAVPVPETGLIYASARDVTQQRKAEEQRALAEQRLRTVINSGPLVLAVLDADGRFVVSEGKGLRGLGLSPGQVVGRSALEMYANEPNVLEFLLRGLRGETFSTIVQTAGLTFEVFYQPVLDEAGRVTTLSIASLDVTERVRVEAEREELIRQLMHERSILQAVLQQLPYSVYIAEAPTGKLFLANAQAEAQIRGPARPASNVEEYRAYPGFHADGRPYEPHEWPLPRAMASGVPVMAEAIHVIRGDGSQGIIEYSATPVRDAQGHITHGVVVGVDVTARREAEQERERLLEELKLAVSARDEFLGIASHELKTPLTPLALKLESLARAAGAEPESPMARRIAPHVEVMRRQVKRLADLVNDLLDVSSIRAGRLALTLNPQQCDLAALVRDVAGRFDTEVKRAGCEVRLHAPAPVQGTWDSSRLEQVVTNLLANAVKYGPGHPVTLSVEAVGGRARLTVSDVGIGIAPENLQRIWGKFERAVSERHYGGLGLGLYISRQIVEALGGTVKAESTLGQGATFTVELPLQGGAVRSA from the coding sequence ATGATGACAGCGGAGGCCAGGACCGAAGAGCGCGGCCGCTCCGACTGGACCCGGCAGTTCGATGTCATCGTCTGGGCCGCCGACGCGGTGACGCTCCAGCTCATGCACGTGAGTCCGAATGCCGCGGGGATTCTCGGCTATCCACTGGAGCAGTGGTGGACCGAGGAGGACTTTCTCGCCAGGCACCTCCACCCCGAGGACCGTGACGACGCGCTGGCGCTCTTCCGGGACGGCGCACGCCGCCGGACCGAGCGCAGCGGCGTGCTCCGGTTCCTGGATGCGGACGGGCAGGCGCTCTCCTTTTTCACCAAGGTGCTCACGCTCGAACACGGCGAGGGCCATGCGCCCGAGCTGCGGTGCTTGATGGTGCGCATGGAGCGGAACCCCTGCGCCAGCCAGGAATGCGAGCATCCGCACTCCCTCCTGCGCGCCGAGCGGGAACGGGATGCGCTCCTCCGCAGGGTGCTGGACCTGACCGAGCGCAAGGAGGCCGAAGCGGAACGCGAGCGCTTCTTCCGCCTGGCGCCGGACATGTTCTGCATCGCCGGCATGGACGGCTTCTTCAAGCGGGTGAATCCGGCCTTCACGCGCATCCTGGGATGGCGCGAGGAGGAACTCCGCGCCCGGCCCTTCCTGGACTTCATCCACACGGAGGACCGCGGCAGGGGAGAGGAGACGCTGGCCTCCCTCAAGCAGGGAAACATCGGCACGGGCCTCACCGTCCGCGTCGCGTGCAGGGATGGCGGGTGGAGGTGGCTCAACTGGACCGCCGTGCCCGTGCCGGAGACGGGCCTCATCTATGCCTCCGCGCGCGACGTCACCCAGCAGCGGAAGGCCGAGGAGCAGCGCGCGCTGGCGGAGCAGCGGCTGCGGACCGTCATCAACAGCGGGCCGCTCGTCCTCGCCGTGCTCGACGCCGATGGCCGCTTCGTCGTGTCCGAGGGCAAGGGACTCCGGGGGCTGGGCCTCTCTCCAGGCCAGGTGGTGGGAAGGTCCGCCCTCGAGATGTATGCGAACGAACCCAATGTGCTGGAGTTCCTCCTCCGCGGACTCCGGGGAGAGACCTTCTCCACCATCGTCCAGACCGCCGGCCTCACCTTCGAGGTGTTCTACCAGCCCGTCCTGGACGAGGCCGGCCGCGTCACCACCCTCAGCATCGCATCGTTGGACGTGACAGAGCGCGTCCGGGTGGAGGCCGAGCGGGAGGAGCTCATCCGCCAGTTGATGCACGAGCGGAGCATCCTCCAGGCCGTACTGCAGCAACTCCCGTACTCCGTCTACATTGCCGAAGCGCCCACCGGAAAGCTCTTCCTCGCCAACGCTCAGGCGGAGGCACAGATTCGCGGCCCTGCCCGACCCGCCAGCAACGTCGAGGAGTACCGCGCCTATCCGGGCTTCCATGCCGACGGGCGGCCGTACGAACCCCATGAGTGGCCCCTCCCTCGTGCCATGGCCTCCGGGGTGCCTGTCATGGCCGAGGCCATCCACGTCATCCGGGGAGACGGCAGCCAGGGCATCATCGAGTACAGCGCGACGCCCGTGCGCGATGCGCAGGGCCACATCACCCACGGGGTGGTGGTGGGCGTGGACGTCACCGCGCGAAGGGAGGCGGAGCAGGAGCGGGAGCGGCTCCTCGAGGAGCTGAAGCTGGCGGTCAGCGCCCGCGACGAGTTCCTGGGCATCGCCAGCCATGAGCTCAAGACGCCGCTGACGCCCCTGGCCCTCAAGCTCGAGTCGCTCGCGCGTGCGGCCGGAGCCGAGCCGGAGTCCCCCATGGCCCGGCGTATCGCGCCCCACGTGGAAGTCATGCGGCGGCAGGTGAAGCGGCTCGCCGACCTGGTGAACGACCTCCTGGATGTGTCGAGCATTCGCGCCGGAAGGCTGGCCCTCACGCTCAACCCCCAGCAGTGCGACCTCGCGGCGCTGGTGCGAGACGTGGCCGGGCGCTTCGACACCGAGGTGAAGCGCGCGGGCTGCGAGGTCCGCCTCCACGCTCCCGCGCCGGTGCAGGGCACCTGGGACAGCTCGCGGCTGGAGCAGGTGGTGACGAACCTGCTGGCGAACGCCGTCAAGTACGGCCCCGGCCACCCGGTGACGCTGAGCGTGGAGGCCGTTGGCGGGCGCGCGCGGCTGACGGTCAGCGACGTGGGGATCGGCATTGCACCGGAGAACCTCCAGCGCATCTGGGGCAAGTTCGAGCGCGCGGTGTCCGAGCGCCATTACGGAGGACTGGGCCTGGGGCTCTATATCTCCCGGCAGATTGTCGAGGCCCTGGGCGGCACGGTGAAGGCCGAGAGCACGCTCGGCCAGGGCGCCACGTTCACCGTCGAACTTCCGCTGCAGGGCGGCGCGGTCCGCAGCGCCTGA
- a CDS encoding condensation domain-containing protein, producing the protein MTNAFPMSFAQQRLCFLHRVDPTGAAHSSARCFRVTGPLDTEALRTALEALVARHEPLRTVFPLGTHQHVLKEARGDMRVVDVATEAEALHHAEALVSQPFDLEHGPLLRLAVHRADPETHLLVFFVHLLVADGWSQQVFFEELAIAYQAAVTGEPTTLPELPVQYADWAAWQREQLTEARRAELSRWWRQRLSGIPLVLDLVPPRPALGRGRRMHRVLSAELTSAVHAFASAERQTVFTVLSAACGVVLGRHAGRQQVLLGLAVANRGLPEVERVLGFFVNTVVFQVDLRGDPTFRELLARVSEATVAAYAHKDLPFEQLVADLAPPRDPTRSPVVQVNFAYHPTGTAGVLGLHGCTVTEPRWDLPTAKFELTLRVEDRGDSTCTVWAEFDESLFDAPFIDDLLTSYEEVLRAAAPEVPLSSLRPAHTTTEQRLTRIFADVLGVAAVDPHDDFFRLGGHSLQLIDVAARVRTELGRDLGLRELYQNPTAAGAAARLERTGASR; encoded by the coding sequence ATGACGAACGCGTTTCCCATGTCGTTCGCGCAGCAGCGCCTGTGCTTCCTGCACCGGGTCGACCCGACGGGAGCCGCGCACAGCTCGGCCCGCTGCTTCCGCGTGACGGGGCCGCTGGACACCGAGGCCCTGCGTACAGCCCTGGAGGCGCTGGTCGCCCGGCACGAGCCCTTGCGGACCGTCTTCCCGCTCGGGACGCACCAGCACGTGTTGAAGGAGGCCCGGGGGGACATGAGGGTGGTGGACGTGGCGACCGAGGCCGAAGCGCTGCATCACGCCGAAGCACTGGTGTCCCAGCCGTTCGACCTCGAGCACGGGCCGCTGCTGCGGCTCGCCGTGCACAGGGCGGATCCGGAGACGCACCTCCTCGTGTTCTTCGTTCACCTGCTGGTGGCCGATGGCTGGTCGCAGCAGGTCTTCTTCGAGGAACTGGCCATCGCCTATCAGGCGGCCGTCACCGGAGAGCCCACGACGCTGCCCGAGCTTCCCGTGCAGTACGCGGACTGGGCGGCCTGGCAGCGCGAGCAACTCACCGAAGCGCGGCGCGCGGAGTTGTCGCGTTGGTGGCGGCAGCGACTGTCCGGGATTCCCCTCGTGCTCGACCTGGTCCCGCCCCGCCCCGCGCTGGGACGAGGACGGCGCATGCACCGGGTGCTCTCCGCCGAGCTCACCTCGGCGGTACATGCCTTCGCGAGCGCCGAGCGGCAGACGGTGTTCACGGTGCTGTCCGCCGCCTGCGGCGTCGTCCTCGGGCGCCACGCGGGCCGGCAGCAGGTGTTGCTGGGCCTGGCCGTGGCCAACCGGGGCCTGCCCGAGGTCGAGCGAGTGCTCGGCTTCTTCGTCAATACCGTCGTGTTCCAGGTCGACCTGCGCGGCGACCCGACCTTCCGCGAGCTGCTCGCGCGGGTATCCGAGGCCACGGTCGCCGCGTACGCCCACAAGGACCTGCCCTTCGAGCAGCTCGTCGCCGACCTCGCCCCCCCGAGAGATCCGACGCGGTCGCCCGTCGTCCAGGTCAACTTCGCCTACCATCCGACCGGTACGGCCGGCGTGCTGGGATTGCATGGCTGCACGGTCACCGAGCCACGATGGGATCTCCCCACGGCGAAGTTCGAGCTCACCCTTCGCGTCGAGGACCGCGGCGACAGCACGTGCACCGTCTGGGCCGAGTTCGACGAGAGCCTGTTCGACGCTCCCTTCATCGACGACCTGCTGACCTCGTATGAGGAGGTCCTGCGCGCCGCGGCTCCGGAGGTGCCTCTGTCGAGCCTGCGCCCGGCTCACACCACGACCGAGCAGCGCCTCACCCGCATCTTCGCCGACGTGCTGGGGGTCGCGGCGGTCGACCCCCACGACGACTTCTTCCGCCTCGGCGGCCATTCCCTACAGCTCATCGACGTCGCGGCCCGGGTCCGTACCGAGCTGGGTCGCGACCTCGGGCTGCGAGAGCTGTACCAGAACCCCACCGCGGCGGGAGCCGCCGCTCGGCTCGAGCGAACTGGAGCATCCCGATGA
- a CDS encoding trypsin-like serine peptidase, translating into MRRNTEVLWGLATGVAVGWVVWKLAQAQLPQAPRVDRWTVGTCVALGALAGMLVPFYAFGRDTPAWRRALATRLLIAGGVALAAFGVASANVVPHPGYKERPFPMAVGFGAPLPTCVCPANRADCVEYQSTPENVLACWGETQVYAVSALSATSVSAMAVCAAALVSLLVLARALERTRVLQADVVEPPRVFEKVVRARNPLVDFAEFQRLLAAHSRRVCRIQFGHAPMGTGFLIGRDLVLTNHHVLSAVFSGGVPPAQVRCVFDAIGPESAAAQRSCALATHWDVAHSPPSGVDLLADPKTADPGADELDFAVVRLAEPAGDDTGPAGLRGWVELPDTFFVQQGDPLVILQHPRGQPLHVAVDTEAILAVNRSDNRVRYRTNTEPGSSGSPCFDLSMRTLLALHHSGDPGFRPVYNEGIPIHKIRQRLRAAGIP; encoded by the coding sequence ATGCGGCGCAACACGGAAGTCCTCTGGGGCCTGGCCACCGGCGTGGCCGTGGGCTGGGTCGTGTGGAAGCTGGCCCAGGCGCAGCTTCCCCAGGCGCCCAGGGTGGACCGCTGGACGGTGGGGACCTGTGTCGCCCTTGGCGCCCTCGCCGGAATGCTCGTTCCCTTCTATGCCTTCGGCCGTGACACCCCGGCCTGGAGACGCGCCCTCGCGACACGGTTGCTCATCGCCGGCGGCGTCGCGCTGGCGGCCTTCGGCGTCGCAAGCGCGAACGTCGTGCCGCATCCCGGCTACAAGGAGAGGCCATTTCCCATGGCCGTCGGCTTCGGGGCGCCTCTTCCCACCTGTGTCTGCCCGGCAAACCGCGCGGACTGCGTGGAATACCAGTCCACCCCGGAGAATGTACTCGCGTGCTGGGGTGAGACCCAGGTCTACGCGGTCTCCGCGCTGTCGGCCACGTCGGTCTCCGCCATGGCGGTGTGCGCGGCGGCGCTGGTGAGCCTGCTCGTGCTCGCCAGGGCCCTGGAGCGGACCCGCGTCCTCCAGGCCGACGTGGTGGAGCCCCCGCGCGTCTTCGAAAAGGTCGTCCGCGCCCGCAATCCCCTCGTCGACTTCGCCGAGTTCCAGCGCCTGCTCGCCGCGCACAGCCGGCGTGTGTGCCGCATCCAGTTCGGCCACGCTCCCATGGGGACGGGGTTCCTGATTGGAAGGGACCTGGTGCTCACCAACCACCATGTCCTCTCGGCGGTATTCAGCGGTGGAGTCCCTCCCGCCCAGGTCCGGTGCGTCTTCGACGCCATCGGCCCCGAGAGCGCGGCAGCCCAGCGCTCATGCGCGCTCGCCACCCACTGGGATGTGGCGCACTCACCCCCGAGCGGCGTGGACCTGCTGGCCGACCCCAAGACAGCGGACCCGGGAGCGGACGAATTGGACTTCGCCGTGGTGCGTCTCGCGGAGCCGGCCGGAGACGACACGGGCCCCGCGGGCCTTCGCGGCTGGGTGGAGCTACCGGACACCTTCTTCGTGCAGCAGGGAGATCCGCTGGTCATCCTCCAGCATCCCCGGGGGCAGCCGCTCCACGTGGCGGTCGACACGGAAGCCATCCTGGCGGTGAACAGGAGCGACAACCGCGTCCGCTACCGCACCAACACCGAGCCGGGCTCGTCGGGCTCGCCCTGCTTCGACCTGTCGATGAGGACGCTGCTCGCGCTGCACCACAGTGGAGACCCCGGCTTCAGGCCTGTCTACAACGAGGGAATTCCCATCCACAAAATCCGGCAGCGGCTGCGCGCCGCCGGCATTCCGTGA
- a CDS encoding cytochrome P450 yields the protein MTDSYPLPKDWQHPLDPPPEYKRLRKEAPVCPVRTWDGNTPWLLTRYEDVLAALGDPRLSLDSSLPGFPHTSPSSAARQGRPLPFPFLPDAEYRAQRAMLVPEFAPRRMEALRPRIQQTVDEVIDAMLAGPRPADLVSAFALPVAMRVICDLLGVSREDADRLHVISRTIGSRSSSREVAEKALDELDAYFQQLVEANLREPTDTLVGRVVAEHVLQGKLSVPDATAMFHALFYAGHGPSGYMVGMGVLALLLHPDQRDRFRALETPDALSAAVQELLRYVTVSHMGRQRAAMEDVTIGGQLIRAGEGVLAQPDSANRDETVFPEPDRLDLHREPYRNFAFGHGIHLCTGRTLAIVELEVTFHTLFRRIPNLRLAVPLEQIPFKKDENLIGAHELLVTW from the coding sequence ATGACCGATTCCTATCCATTGCCCAAGGACTGGCAGCATCCCCTGGATCCTCCCCCCGAGTACAAGCGACTCAGGAAGGAGGCTCCGGTGTGCCCCGTTCGCACGTGGGACGGCAACACGCCGTGGCTCCTCACCCGCTACGAGGACGTCCTCGCGGCGCTGGGTGACCCGAGGCTGAGCCTGGACTCCTCGCTGCCCGGGTTTCCGCACACGTCGCCCTCCTCCGCGGCCCGCCAGGGTCGACCCCTCCCCTTCCCGTTCCTTCCCGACGCGGAGTACCGGGCGCAGCGGGCCATGCTCGTACCGGAGTTCGCGCCACGACGGATGGAGGCCCTGCGCCCGCGAATCCAGCAGACCGTCGACGAGGTCATCGACGCGATGCTGGCCGGGCCCCGGCCGGCCGACCTGGTCTCCGCCTTCGCACTTCCCGTGGCCATGCGTGTCATCTGCGATCTGCTCGGCGTGTCCCGAGAGGACGCGGACCGCCTGCACGTCATCAGCCGCACGATTGGCTCTCGCTCCTCGTCGCGCGAGGTGGCCGAGAAGGCCCTGGACGAGCTGGATGCATACTTCCAACAATTGGTGGAGGCGAACCTGCGCGAGCCCACCGACACGCTCGTGGGTCGCGTCGTGGCCGAGCACGTGCTGCAGGGAAAGCTGAGCGTGCCGGACGCCACCGCCATGTTCCACGCGCTGTTCTACGCCGGGCATGGGCCGTCCGGGTACATGGTGGGAATGGGCGTGCTGGCCCTGCTGCTCCACCCGGACCAGCGCGACAGGTTCCGCGCCCTGGAGACGCCCGACGCCCTCTCCGCCGCCGTCCAGGAACTCCTGCGCTACGTCACCGTGTCCCATATGGGTCGGCAACGCGCCGCCATGGAAGATGTCACCATTGGTGGCCAGCTCATCCGCGCCGGAGAAGGCGTCCTCGCCCAACCGGATTCGGCCAACCGCGATGAGACGGTCTTCCCGGAGCCGGACCGCCTGGACCTCCACCGCGAGCCCTATCGCAATTTCGCCTTCGGCCACGGCATCCACCTGTGCACGGGTCGCACGCTCGCCATCGTCGAGCTCGAGGTGACATTCCACACCCTGTTCCGGCGCATCCCGAACCTGCGACTGGCTGTGCCCCTGGAGCAGATTCCCTTCAAGAAGGACGAGAACCTGATCGGCGCCCACGAATTGCTTGTCACCTGGTAG